One Hermetia illucens chromosome 4, iHerIll2.2.curated.20191125, whole genome shotgun sequence DNA segment encodes these proteins:
- the LOC119654836 gene encoding glutathione S-transferase 1-like, with protein sequence MSKPIIYGHEMSSVVRSVLMVAKAINLDYEYKEVDFDAGDNVTEHFLKMNPLHTVPTMDDDGLYLGESHAIGPYLIQQYGKSDDLYPRDDLRNRARIDQMLHFDNGILYWNCIRGIVMPIYNRGAATIAPAVLEEVDKAYGFMEKFLEADVYLVGDSLTVADLACGASISSLFELVPADPEKYPNLHAWFKRIQGLPYYEEANGRGNARYIEMLESKRRKEGE encoded by the exons ATGAGTAAACCAATAATTTACGGACATGAAATGAGTTCTGTAGTGCGAAGTGTTCTAATGGTGGCCAAAGCGATTAATTTAGATTACGAATACAAAGAAGTGGACTTTGACGCCGGGGATAATGTAACGGaacactttttgaaaatgaatcctctgcATACCGTTCCGACTATGGACGACGACGGACTGTATCTTGGAGAAAGCCATGCTATTGGACCCTACTTAATTCAGCAATACGGGAAAAGCGACGATTTATACCCACGGGATGATCTGCGTAATCGCGCAAGGATCGATCAAATGTTGCACTTCGACAATGGGATCCTGTATTGGAACTGCATCCGTGGAATTGTT ATGCCCATATACAATCGTGGAGCAGCAACAATTGCTCCCGCCGTGCTGGAGGAGGTGGACAAGGCCTACGGATTTATGGAGAAATTCTTGGAGGCTGATGTATATCTCGTGGGAGATTCGCTAACTGTGGCAGATTTGGCTTGCGGTGCAAGCATATCGTCGCTCTTCGAACTGGTTCCTGCTGACCCAGAAAAGTACCCAAACTTGCATGCTTGGTTTAAACGAATCCAAGGTTTGCCGTACTATGAGGAAGCGAATGGGAGAGGGAACGCTAGATATATTGAAATGCTTGAGAGCAAGAGGCGCAAGGAGGGAGAATAA
- the LOC119654705 gene encoding glutathione S-transferase 1-like codes for MGKPILYGMETSTVVRNVLMVAKAIDLDIEYREIDLFAGDHLKEEYLKMNPQHTIPTLDDNGEYLWESHAIAPYLVEKYAKDDSLFPKNDIRKRARINQRLHFDNGVLYERCILNIVMPVYTQNKSTISPETIDSVNKSYEHMEKFLEQGLYLVGDSLTIADLACGASISALFEFVPADPAKYPKLHAWFERIKALPYYKEANEKGNIAYIKMIRGLMAKGKQ; via the exons atggggaagccaaTTTTGTACGGTATGGAGACCAGCACGGTGGTTCGAAATGTCCTTATGGTGGCTAAGGCTATAGATCTCGATATTGAGTACCGAGAAATTGATCTTTTTGCCGGGGATCACTTGAAGGAAGAGTACTTGAAAATGAACCCACAGCACACCATTCCTACATTGGATGACAATGGGGAATACCTTTGGGAAAGCCACGCAATTGCTCCGTATCTCGTCGAAAAATACGCAAAGGACGACAGCCTCTTCCCCAAGAATGATATCCGCAAACGTGCAAGAATCAATCAGCGTTTGCATTTCGATAATGGTGTCTTGTACGAGCGTTGTATCCTCAATATTGTA ATGCCAGTTTATACGCAAAACAAATCAACTATTTCGCCGGAGACTATTGATAGTGTTAATAAATCGTACGAGCATATGGAGAAGTTTTTGGAGCAGGGTTTGTATTTGGTAGGTGACTCTCTGACGATAGCAGATCTAGCCTGTGGTGCTAGTATCTCTGCTTTGTTCGAGTTTGTCCCGGCTGATCCAGCTAAATATCCGAAACTACATGCGTGGTTCGAGCGAATCAAGGCTTTGCCGTACTACAAGGAAGCAAATGAGAAGGGCAATATTGCGTACATCAAAATGATTCGAGGTCTGATGGCCAAAGGGAAGCAGTAG